In one Gracilinanus agilis isolate LMUSP501 chromosome 6, AgileGrace, whole genome shotgun sequence genomic region, the following are encoded:
- the LOC123251473 gene encoding solute carrier family 22 member 6-like gives MGWGRGLGEDEGPGKSSKGLGGLLLQVGGWGRFQMVHLAIVTVPFAFVATHSFLQNFTASVPEHHCRSPGGRWPVDAQGGRERCLRFRGNATNETETCVEGWVYNLTTVQSTIVTEWNLVCGLKSLHGVAQSVYMAGVFLGAIVFGGLADRLGRRTVFLWCLLQVASLSTGASLAPSFPIYCVCRCLCGSGVSGVVLNGLGLVLEWTPPSRRAAVAGFLSVILSLGQLNLAFLAFGLRRWRHLQLVAGAPFALCFLCSWWLPESVRWLMVRRHLPGALRSLRLVARINRTPAAGIQLSVEMLESDYSQEEAGRTPGSSALDLFRSREMLVLLACIMGIWFSASLSLYSLALDLQRFPGENPYLVQIILGVVDIPFRLLVPKLANCLGRKLTLVSCLMLGGGLVLGTTPVPQELGRLRMGLSVLAKGLMSASLSCTVLLTSELFPTSVRLTGMGITNMVGHLGGAVAPLVLLAGTTNARLPPLLFGSIVLAGGFLVVFLPETKGLPLPDTLEQAQSQVRRCWSRLQRKPWQGAQALQTKL, from the exons ATGGGCTGGGGCAGGGGCCTGGGAGAGGACGAGGGGCCGGGGAAGAGCTCCAAGGGCCTGGGAGGCCTGCTGCTGCAGGTGGGAGGATGGGGTCGCTTCCAGATGGTCCACTTGGCCATCGTGACTGTGCCTTTTGCCTTTGTGGCCACCCACAGCTTTCTCCAGAACTTTACGGCCTCCGTTCCTGAGCACCACTGCCGGAGCCCAGGTGGCCGGTGGCCGGTGGATGCCCAGGGAGGCCGGGAGAGGTGCCTTCGCTTCCGGGGCAATGCCACCAACGAGACGGAGACCTGTGTGGAGGGCTGGGTGTACAACCTCACCACGGTTCAGAGCACCATTGTTACGGAG TGGAACCTCGTCTGCGGCCTGAAAAGCCTTCATGGGGTGGCCCAGTCAGTTTACATGGCAGGAGTGTTCCTGGGTGCCATCGTCTTTGGGGGCCTGGCTGACAG GCTGGGCCGCCGGACCGTTTTCCTCTGGTGCCTCCTTCAGGTAGCATCTCTGAGCACAGGGGCATCCCTGGCCCCCTCCTTCCCCATCTACTGTGTCTGCCGCTGCCTGTGTGGTTCTGGCGTGTCCGGGGTGGTGCTCAATGGCTTAGGACTTG TTCTCGAGTGGACACCACCCTCTCGCCGGGCAGCAGTGGCTGGCTTCCTTTCCGTCATTCTCAGCCTGGGGCAGCTAAATCTGGCCTTTTTGGCTTTTGGCCTCCGGCGCTGGAGGCACCTGCAGCTGGTTGCTGGAGCACCTTTTGCCCTCTGCTTCCTCTGTAGCTG GTGGCTTCCGGAATCTGTTCGGTGGCTGATGGTGAGGCGGCACCTTCCAGGGGCCCTGCGGTCCTTGAGACTGGTGGCACGGATCAACAGGACCCCGGCGGCCGGGATCCAGCTCTCCGTGGag ATGCTGGAATCAGACTATTCCCAAGAAGAGGCAGGAAGAACTCCAGGGTCCTCTGCCCTGGACCTGTTTCGATCTCGGGAGATGCTGGTCCTATTGGCTTGCATCATGGGCATTTG GTTCTCTGCCAGCCTTTCCCTGTATTCCCTGGCCTTGGATCTTCAGCGTTTCCCTGGGGAAAACCCCTACCTAGTCCAGATTATCCTGGGGGTCGTAGACATCCCCTTTCGCCTGCTGGTGCCCAAGCTAGCCAATTGCCTGGGACGCAAGCTTACCCTGGTCTCCTGCCTGATGCTCGGAGGGGGACTTGTGCTGGGGACCACCCCAGTGCCACAGG AGCTAGGCCGCCTTCGGATGGGACTGTCAGTGCTGGCCAAGGGGCTGATGTCGGCCTCCCTCAGCTGTACTGTGCTCCTCACCTCAGAGCTCTTCCCGACCTCCGTCCG GCTGACCGGGATGGGGATCACCAACATGGTGGGCCACCTGGGAGGTGCCGTCGCCCCGCTGGTCCTGCTGGCAGGCACCACGAACGCCCGGCTGCCGCCCTTGCTTTTTGGTTCCATTGTTCTGGCAGGCGGCTTCCTCGTTGTCTTCCTGCCTGAGACAAAGGGTCTCCCCTTGCCGGACACCTTGGAGCAAGCCCAGAGCCA GGTCCGGAGATGCTGGAGCAGACTGCAGAGGAAGCCGTGGCAAGGGGCCCAGGCCCTCCAGACCAAGCTCTGA